Genomic segment of Pseudorhodobacter turbinis:
TTGCTGCAAGACCTCTTCAAGCTGCGCCCGTTGGCCATAGAGCAAGGCCGCGCGGGCGGCGAAAATCTCGCGCTGGCCCTGTTCGTTCGCGGCCCGATCTTGTGCGGGAAGGACATGGTCGCGGTAGTCGAATGTAATTTGTGTGGCCCCAGCCTGTTCGGCCTTCAGCCGGGCCTGCAAGGCCATGGCCGCCGCCAGACGCCTTTGGGCAATGCCCAGATTGACCTCCAGCAAGGTCGGGTCCAGCCGCAGCAATGTGTCATTCTCGGCCACGATATCGCCGTCGCGGACAAAGATTTCTGCCACCAGCCCGCCATCAAGGGATTGGACCACCTTGGGCTTGCCATGGACCATGGCCTGCCCTGATGCGACAACGGCCCCGCTGATGACGCTGAAACCGGCCCAGACCCCGAAAACGCCGATTAGGACAAACAGGCTGATCGCCGCGATCCGCTTGGCCCGGTCCAGATCCAGATCGGGCAAGGTGGCGGGGGTGGTGTCCAGTGTGCTCATGCGTGATACCTCCGGGGGGTAGAGGGCGTGCTTGGCGCGCGCGGCACGGCCCGCAGTTTGCGCAGCATATTGCCCGCGGCCGCCTGTTTATGCGGGCTGAGGTTGGTTGCCTGCACGGGGGCCGGTGTGTTGGCCTCCTTGCCCTTGTATTGCCCTTTATATTCGGTGGCCAAAAGCGTTTCGCGGTCATCAAAGGCCTCGACGCGTCCGGCATTCAGGATCATCAGCTTATTGACCGCAACAAGGACACTTGGCCGATGTGCCATGACGATCACGGTTGATCCGGCGGCGCGCAATGTCCGGATGGTATGGGTCAGGGCGGCATCACCGTTCCGGTCCAGATTGGCATTGGGTTCATCCAGCACAACCAGACGTGGCATGCCGAAAACAGCCCGCGCCAGCCCCAGTCGTTGCAACTGCCCACCCGAGAGCATCGGCGGGCTCTGCGGATCGCTCAAACGCGTGGCATAGCCATCCGGGAGTTTAAGGATCATACTGTGAATGCCCGTCAGCGTCGCGGCCGCGATCACATCGGCATCCTGTGCCTTGGGGTCAAAACGAGCGATATTGTCGCGGATCGTGCCGGGCAACATCTCTAGCATCTGTGGCAAATAGCCGATCTGGCGGCCAAGTTGTTCGGGGTCCCATTGGTCTAGGGTGGCCCCGTCAAGGCGCACCTCACCGCTGTCGCTGTGCCCTGCCCCGACCAAAATCCGCGCCAGCGTGGATTTACCGCTGGCCGAATTTCCGATCACACCCATGGCGTCGCCGGGCGCCAGGGCAAAGGCGATGTCAGAGAGGATTTTGACCGGATCGGTTCCGGGCTGACTGGGGGCCAGTTTGGTCAAGCCGCTGACCGATATCTTGCCGGTGGGATCGGGCAAGGCAATGCGGGCAGGCTCCGGCCGCGCGGCATCAAAGGTGGACAGTAGCCGCTTATGCGCCGCACCGGCCCGCCCGATGACCCGCCATTGCCCGATCAGCTGATCCACCGGAGCTAGTGCGCGCCCCGACAGCACAGAGCTGGCAATGATCATGCCGCCCGACATTTCCCCCCGGATTACCAAAAGCGCGCCAAGGGTCAGGATGGCCGATTGCAGCAACATCCGGAAGGCGCGGCTGGTGGCGGCAAGCACCTCAGAGGGGTCACTACCCGCCTGGGCACTGGCCAGCGCCGCGCGGTGCAGCCGTTGCCAATGCGCTGAAATACTGGCCTGCATACCCATCGCCTCAATCGCTTCGGCATTGCGGGCGCTGCGATCGATAAAGTTACGTTCGGCACTATCCAGTTCGACGCTTTGGGAAATATTCGGACGCATCACGGCACGGTTGACCAGAGCGATCGCCACCCCGACGCCCGCCCCTGCGATGGTCAGCAAGCCCAACCAAGGGTGGATCAAGAACAGCACTCCCAGAAAGAGCGGTACAAAAAGAACATCCGCCATGGAGGCCACAACCGGCCCCGACAAGAACCCGCGCAACGTATCCAGATCATGCATCACCTGTGCATCCGAACCCTTGCCCCCGCCGGGCAGGCCTGCACGTAGCCACATGCGAAAGGCAGGGCCACTGAGGTGATTATCAAGCTGCAAAGCGATGCGCGACAAAACCCGTGTGCGCAGGAAATCATAAAGCCCGAGAAAGGCGAAAAGCACGATCACAATGGCAAAAAGCACAACCAGCGTTGGCACAGACCCACCCGGCAAGACACGATCATAGACCTGCAACATGTAGATCGAGCCGGTCAGCATCAAAACATTCAGGACCGCACTCAACAGGATCACCCCGCCAAGGGATGTCCGGGCCGCCGCGATCGCACGCCGGTACGGGTTGTCTGCTATGTGTTGGCTGTCGGGGGCGTTTGCATTGGGCATTGGATTTCCGTCTCCTATTCCGGTCACAGGCTAAAAAAGCGCTATGACTGGGAGGGGGCAGAAATCGGGCCGAAGTCGGACAGATGTTTAAGATTGTACCACAATGATCCGCACATAGATTAAAGGACGGACCCCTATTCTGGTTCTTGCGACGGCTTTACCGGCGGGCGAAAGGCAATCTCGGCGGCATCCTTGGACAGGATGCGACGCACATGGGGCGGAGGAGCGGCATTCAGGCTGCCGAGCACAATGGTCCAGGCCTCGCGCCCGTATCCCTTAAGCGCGATCTGGATGGCCTTGGCCGCAGAATAGATCAGCGCAACTGGTAGGCTGGATGTGAAATGCCTGCGCACAAAGCGCAGCCGCGCGCGATGTTTGAAGTAAAGTGAGAACGGCGATGCGGGTCGCCCTAGTGTCGGTGATCCGATTGCGGTGCCTGCGCGGTGATAGACCAATGCCTGCGGGCAATAGGCCAGGGGCAAATCCCCGCGGCGCAAGGCCCAATCTACCTCTTCATAGTAAAGGAAATAATCCTCGGGCATGGGGCCTGCGGTTTCATAGAATGTCCGACTGGCGACGACACTTGCCCCGGTGATGAAATCTATATCAGCGGGGTTGGGATGGGCCGTTTTGGTGGCCTCACATCCTAGGCCGATATTGCCGGTAACCCCGGTGCGCTTGTTTATTGTGCCCCCATCAAT
This window contains:
- a CDS encoding type I secretion system permease/ATPase; this translates as MPNANAPDSQHIADNPYRRAIAAARTSLGGVILLSAVLNVLMLTGSIYMLQVYDRVLPGGSVPTLVVLFAIVIVLFAFLGLYDFLRTRVLSRIALQLDNHLSGPAFRMWLRAGLPGGGKGSDAQVMHDLDTLRGFLSGPVVASMADVLFVPLFLGVLFLIHPWLGLLTIAGAGVGVAIALVNRAVMRPNISQSVELDSAERNFIDRSARNAEAIEAMGMQASISAHWQRLHRAALASAQAGSDPSEVLAATSRAFRMLLQSAILTLGALLVIRGEMSGGMIIASSVLSGRALAPVDQLIGQWRVIGRAGAAHKRLLSTFDAARPEPARIALPDPTGKISVSGLTKLAPSQPGTDPVKILSDIAFALAPGDAMGVIGNSASGKSTLARILVGAGHSDSGEVRLDGATLDQWDPEQLGRQIGYLPQMLEMLPGTIRDNIARFDPKAQDADVIAAATLTGIHSMILKLPDGYATRLSDPQSPPMLSGGQLQRLGLARAVFGMPRLVVLDEPNANLDRNGDAALTHTIRTLRAAGSTVIVMAHRPSVLVAVNKLMILNAGRVEAFDDRETLLATEYKGQYKGKEANTPAPVQATNLSPHKQAAAGNMLRKLRAVPRAPSTPSTPRRYHA
- a CDS encoding glycosyltransferase family 2 protein, whose protein sequence is MPLPKLGVVVVTFNAADVILDCLESLLASQGVALRIAVVDNASTDDTLDLIRAWASGTQPYSPPVDMPFGLTASSKPVTLHPAGHQAAGDSHSITLIETGINAGFAAGVNCGLAELALDSGIDRFWVLNPDSAVPADTALAFARHEGAFSLMGGRVLYYDAPDIIQIDGGTINKRTGVTGNIGLGCEATKTAHPNPADIDFITGASVVASRTFYETAGPMPEDYFLYYEEVDWALRRGDLPLAYCPQALVYHRAGTAIGSPTLGRPASPFSLYFKHRARLRFVRRHFTSSLPVALIYSAAKAIQIALKGYGREAWTIVLGSLNAAPPPHVRRILSKDAAEIAFRPPVKPSQEPE